The DNA region GGAATGGAAATTTAGGAAACAGATCAAGAAACCAATTGTCTGTGATAATAAGGCTATCCAATGACGACAAGTATAACCTTCTCAAATTTCTGCACTTGCCAAAACTCATCTCAAAAGGTTCATCCACAGCACCAGGACTAAAATGGAAATCCTCTAGACTTGGAGCATCAATGACAACCTTCTGTATTCCTAGAACTTCAACTTTCTTGAGCTTTGGCAGACCAAGCATGCTTATAGATTGCTTCCAAGAGGTATCGTACTTAAGTGGACCATCTAAGCCACCAtggttcattgcataacagacGTGCAAAGTTATATCTTCAATCAAAGGACAACAAGAAATGAGATGCTCAATCACTTGTTCATCTCTCGAAAAGATAAACCACAACGACAATACTCGCAACGAGAGAAACTTTACGGAATGATTTAGGAATGCTTGATCAACTCCGATTCTCCCCATCAACACTAACTTATAAAGTGATTCGGCTTCAATGATACCAGTTGGCAAGATATAGCATTGGTCGTCCTCAAATTCATCATGCAAGCAAAGTTCCAGTACCCCAACACCACTTTCACTAGCCAACTTCATCCAATGATCAATATCCTTAGAGAGGTCCTCAAGGTCAAAACAATTGATACTAAGCTTAAATTCTTTGATTACTAAGCCCTTGTTACGGAACCTTAGAAACGTTTCATTCACACGATTAATGAACTTCTTTTTCCCCCCCACAAGATCGTCCTTCCTGGAGTGCGGAAACTTCTCTATAATTTCAGTGTCAGTAAAAGACAAGATGGGAAACGTAGACCATATTTCCGCCCACTTCTTGGACAAAACACTTGTCCTAGCAGCATCTTTCTCTGGCAACCTTGACAGGATGTCATGGAGGACTATATCAGGCAGGTTTTCTATTTGACCCTCCTCCATTTTCTTAACTACAAGCATGCCTGCAACCAACTAGAACAACAGAATAAAGTAATTATTCAGAGAGGCTGTGTTAAATTACATGCAAGTGCTATAGGTAAATCAAAAATCAAAGTGGATTAACAATTCTATCAATGATTTTCCTACTTACCTATGCCTATGTTATATACACCTTAAACCAATTTGGTCTCCCTTAAAATTGAGggcttaataatttttttcagggATTAGCTTTTCATATAAAGCTCATAAACTTCACATCAAAGTAATCCTAAAAATTGAACTTTAGAGTTTAACCTATACGTACCTCACACAAGAGCACAGCACTAACCAGAAAAACAGAACATGAAAAAATGTAAACTTCTCCACACGATTATGATGTTTGGCAAATAAACAACCTTTTTGTGAATCAATGTCAGATAAGAAAAATGTGAAAGtacaaaattttgagagaaagagaattGCCTGAGAGATTGATTCATCGACGGCTGTGGAAATCACGCACCTGATCTCTTCCTTCTCCCATTAACAGTGAAACTAA from Glycine soja cultivar W05 chromosome 8, ASM419377v2, whole genome shotgun sequence includes:
- the LOC114424606 gene encoding FBD-associated F-box protein At5g60610-like codes for the protein MLVVKKMEEGQIENLPDIVLHDILSRLPEKDAARTSVLSKKWAEIWSTFPILSFTDTEIIEKFPHSRKDDLVGGKKKFINRVNETFLRFRNKGLVIKEFKLSINCFDLEDLSKDIDHWMKLASESGVGVLELCLHDEFEDDQCYILPTGIIEAESLYKLVLMGRIGVDQAFLNHSVKFLSLRVLSLWFIFSRDEQVIEHLISCCPLIEDITLHVCYAMNHGGLDGPLKYDTSWKQSISMLGLPKLKKVEVLGIQKVVIDAPSLEDFHFSPGAVDEPFEMSFGKCRNLRRLYLSSLDSLIITDNWFLDLFPKFPFLDSLKFSFCKMSETINISSAQLKVLELSNCSNLKEVNIDAPNLLSCEYSGGGASKPIISFLNSSSNLEVKAFIEIDFMEVGNLREIIQNFKPQNILASLSLFIQPPIVDELNLDILPVSSTPPSIKHLYLWVVLENETLFMHLVNSLLSCCCPVTISLCGYTLSFSRAFIEFFYETLMGRKEEECFCGYGHTKCWWHGLKDVKVSSSRKSEESIDFKTLFDALPTFLPGENIIFRLEW